From the genome of Thermosynechococcus sp. NK55a:
ATCGTCACATCCAAAGCTACACCGCCAATGTGGTTAATCAGTGGCCGGCTAATCAGGTACTGTTTGCGCCAACGGGTCAAGATTAACTGCACAATAATGCCACCGATGAGAGCCAAGGGAAATAGGGGCACATAGGCCATGAGCTTCAAACCCGTGTGTCCCCAACTGACACGCTCTAAGAGCCGCAGGGCCTCAAGAATCACCCAGCCCACAAGAATCGCCAAGCCGACAAAACAGAAATTTAATGACAAAGGATCAATGAGTAACTCCCGCAGCAGTTGTTGGCGCCGCTGCCGTGTTTCTGCGTCATCGTGGGGATGGGGGTCTGGATTCTCCTCAGCTTTGAAGTCTGCCAAGGGTTGGATCTGGAGGCGTCCCGTGCGCCGTGCCCAGTTAATCAGTGCCACCCCAAAAACCACCCCAGAGACCAAACCCACCGTCGCCAAGCCCAAGGCCATATCAGCACCCGCACTAAAGTTTAACTCCCTAAAGGTATCGGCCATCCCAGCGGCAGTTCCATGTCCCCCCTCAAAGGTGATCTCAATCAGGGCACCAGCAATCGGATCCATGCCAAATACGGGAGTGAGAACAAGCCAAGTTAGCAATAAACCCACAACATATTGCCCCCAAGCCAGAATCTGACCAAAGGCGACCTGCGGTGAGGCTTTCTGCCAAATTTCCCGAGGGCTAGGGATGATCTCCCCTAAAAATAGACAGGCGAAAACAATGTTGATGAAAATACTCGGGGATTGCTTCCAAACTTCACGGATATCTTCGGCAAAAAGGCCATTGACCAAACCCGAGGCGGGAGCAATGTGGCTGGCGATCGCCCCCAGCACACTAGGACCAAGGATGAGTCCCAAGATGCCCGCAATCACTGAACTGGGCATATAGAGGGATCTCATGAGTGCCCAACGCTGCCGCACAATTCGCCCCCCCAGCAGCAAAACACCCATGAAAATAAACGCCCAAAAAACTGTCACTAGCCTAAACATCTGCGATGCCAACTCCTAAAGATTGCCGTGATCATAGAGCCTGCAACAGCAGGACTCAACCCCTCAAAAGTTCGTGGCGGCGCAACCAATCCAAAAGTAGGCCATTGACGCGATCGGGCTGTTCATCGTGGGGGCAGTGCCCGCTGTGATCGAGCGCCACCACTTCCAGTGTTGGCTGGACCTGTTGAAACTGCCGGCTAAGGATTGGGGGGATGAAGCGATCCTGTTTTCCCCAAATCAGCAATAGGGGTTGGGACACACGCTTGAGCATCCTCTTGGCGCTGGGTCCGAAGTCTGGACGGCTCATGGCGCGAATGATTTGCCCAAAGGCGCGATCGCTATGGCGGTCGTAGGCCGGGGTAAGCAGAATTTCCAGCAATTCATCATCCACACAGGCGGGGTTGGCGTAGGCCAGTTGGGCCCAGCGCTTGACAATAAAAGGACAGCGAATTGTGTAAAACAGAGCGCGCAGCAGCCAAGGGGCGGTAAAAATCTGTTCAATTGTCCCCACAAGGGGTGCGATCGCCCGTGGAATCAACTCTTCACGCAGGGCTGGATCCGGCAGACTCAACATCACCACTCCCGCCGCCATCTGCGGGTAGCGGTAGGCGCAGGTGAGAGCAATCAAGGCGCCAATGGAGTTGCCAACCATCACTGCTGGTTGCCCCACAATTCCTTGCCAAAAGGCATGAACCTGAGCCGCCCAAAACTCAGCACCATAGGCAGCAATGGGCTTTTCTGCTGCCCCGAACCCCATCAAATCAAGGGCATAGGTCGGCTGATGCTCTCCCAGCAGCCGCAAATTGTACCGCCAGTGCCCTAGAGATGCCCCAAAGCCGTGCAGCAAGATCACGGGAGACCCCCGATCCCCCTTGGAAGCAGGTCGCCAAAAACCATAGCGACTCTGCCAGCCCCGCCAGCACCAATCCCGCTGGACGCCATAGCGATAGGGCTCCACCAGTTGTCTCCTGTACCCATTCATCCAATAATGACTTCTATCTTATGAAGTTTTGCAACAGATTCATCCAGACCCAAAAGGAGTTCGACCTTGAGTCCATCAGCAACCGTACAAACAAAGGACGCGATCGCCCCCCACGGCGGTATCCTTGTCAATCGTATTCTGTCCCCCGAACAAAAACAGGCTTGGCTTGCTCGCGCCGATCAATTGCCCCGCGTGACCCTCGATGAGCGAGCTGTCTCTGACTTGGAACTCATTGCCATTGGTGGCTTTAGCCCTCTGACGGGATTTATGGGACAGGCCGACTATGAGC
Proteins encoded in this window:
- a CDS encoding sodium/glutamate symporter; the encoded protein is MFRLVTVFWAFIFMGVLLLGGRIVRQRWALMRSLYMPSSVIAGILGLILGPSVLGAIASHIAPASGLVNGLFAEDIREVWKQSPSIFINIVFACLFLGEIIPSPREIWQKASPQVAFGQILAWGQYVVGLLLTWLVLTPVFGMDPIAGALIEITFEGGHGTAAGMADTFRELNFSAGADMALGLATVGLVSGVVFGVALINWARRTGRLQIQPLADFKAEENPDPHPHDDAETRQRRQQLLRELLIDPLSLNFCFVGLAILVGWVILEALRLLERVSWGHTGLKLMAYVPLFPLALIGGIIVQLILTRWRKQYLISRPLINHIGGVALDVTIITALATLSLTAIGENLIPFILLSLGGIGWNLFVMLYLAPRILPIFWFERGIGDMGQSMGVTSTGLLLIRMVDPRNQSGALESFAYKQILFEPIVGGGLFTAAAPILIRNFGVAPVLGLTSGLLLLWLWFGFWNYGQIRRSLVQN
- a CDS encoding alpha/beta fold hydrolase; the encoded protein is MNGYRRQLVEPYRYGVQRDWCWRGWQSRYGFWRPASKGDRGSPVILLHGFGASLGHWRYNLRLLGEHQPTYALDLMGFGAAEKPIAAYGAEFWAAQVHAFWQGIVGQPAVMVGNSIGALIALTCAYRYPQMAAGVVMLSLPDPALREELIPRAIAPLVGTIEQIFTAPWLLRALFYTIRCPFIVKRWAQLAYANPACVDDELLEILLTPAYDRHSDRAFGQIIRAMSRPDFGPSAKRMLKRVSQPLLLIWGKQDRFIPPILSRQFQQVQPTLEVVALDHSGHCPHDEQPDRVNGLLLDWLRRHELLRG